A genomic window from Fibrobacterota bacterium includes:
- the nifJ gene encoding pyruvate:ferredoxin (flavodoxin) oxidoreductase, giving the protein MSSEAGSKQMLTVDATEAVAMVAHKTNEVIAIYPITPSTPMGEFSDQWSAQNKPNIWGTVPLVVEMQSEGGAAGTVHGALQTGSLTTTFTCSQGLLLMIPNMYKIAGELTSTVFHVSARALAAQGLSIYGDHQDVMAVRQTGWAMLCSNSVQEAHDFALISQAATLATRIPFVHFFDGFRTSHEVNKILPLTEEQMRSMMSQELVAEHRRRGLNPERPFIRGTAQNPDVYFQGRESTNALYNTVAGAVQKSMDEFAKLTGRAYKLYEYFGAPDADRVIVVMGSAVETVQETVKALNAKGEKTGVLAVRLYRPFDATAFVGAIPASVKKVAVLDRTKEPGSQGEPLFLDVVSAAAELGRKFDFISGGRYGLSSKEFTPAMTKAIFDNLASASPKKEFTVGINDDVTHLSLSYDPAFNTEDPKSVRCLFYGVGSDGTVGANKNSIKIIGEETDNHAQGYFFYDSKKSGGLTVSHLRFGPNPIRAPYLIEHASFVACHAESFLEKVDMLKNASPGAVFLLNTTWSKDEIWAKLPTEVQSQIIAKQLKFYVIDAYQVAKDTGMGNRTNTVMQTCFFAISGVLEKDEAIAQIKKAIKKTYGKRGEAVVQQNFNAVDKSVENLFQVQVPGTVTADHSRPAAVPKSAPEFVQNVLGPMIAFNGDELPVSSIPMDGTYPLGTTAYEKRNFALEIPEWDPSICIQCAKCALVCPHAVIRVKLAKPEVLEKAPADFKKVPAKFFKEFPGHDFALQVSPEDCTGCSLCVEACPARNKSDSSKRAINMVPVHPILEKEKINWDYFLSIPEMDRTLVNPNNVKNSQILQPLFEFSGACAGCGETPYIKLVTQMFGDRMHIANATGCSSIYGGNLPTTPYTKNKEGRGPSWSNSLFEDNAEFGLGMRLSLDKQEEYAKELVKKFADVLGDELVTALLTADQKTELGLSEQRKRVEILKSKIAGDNSPAAKDLKELADNLVRRSVWIFGGDGWAYDIGYGGLDHVLSTGRNVNVLVLDTEVYSNTGGQASKSTPTGAVAKFAANGKGFPKKDMGLIAMAYGYVYVARIAMGANDAHTVKVLQEAEAFDGPSLILAYSHCIAHGFPIEKGLEQQKLAVQTGHWPLYRYNPELALAGENGFQLDSKEPSVELEKYIYNETRYKMLIAQDKARAEMLLAQAKAAITVKWSQLKHLAGQKEGV; this is encoded by the coding sequence ATGTCATCCGAAGCCGGTTCGAAGCAGATGTTGACCGTGGATGCCACCGAAGCGGTGGCGATGGTGGCGCACAAGACCAACGAGGTCATCGCCATCTACCCGATCACCCCGTCGACCCCGATGGGTGAATTCTCCGACCAATGGTCGGCGCAGAACAAGCCCAACATCTGGGGCACCGTGCCCCTGGTGGTGGAAATGCAGTCCGAAGGTGGCGCGGCTGGTACCGTGCACGGCGCGCTCCAGACTGGATCGCTGACCACCACCTTCACGTGTTCGCAGGGTCTGTTGTTGATGATCCCGAACATGTACAAAATCGCCGGCGAGCTCACCTCGACGGTCTTCCACGTTTCCGCCCGCGCGCTGGCCGCCCAGGGTCTGTCCATCTACGGCGATCACCAGGACGTGATGGCCGTGCGCCAGACCGGCTGGGCCATGTTGTGCTCCAACAGCGTCCAGGAAGCCCACGACTTCGCCCTGATTTCGCAGGCCGCGACGCTCGCAACCCGCATTCCGTTCGTGCATTTCTTCGATGGCTTCCGTACCTCGCACGAAGTCAACAAGATCCTGCCCCTCACCGAGGAGCAGATGCGCTCCATGATGTCGCAGGAGCTGGTGGCCGAACACCGCCGCCGTGGCCTCAATCCCGAGCGCCCCTTCATTCGCGGCACCGCGCAGAACCCGGACGTCTACTTCCAGGGTCGCGAGAGCACCAACGCCCTCTACAACACCGTCGCTGGTGCCGTGCAGAAGTCGATGGACGAATTCGCGAAGCTGACCGGCCGCGCCTACAAGCTCTACGAATACTTCGGAGCCCCGGACGCCGACCGCGTGATCGTGGTCATGGGTTCGGCAGTTGAAACCGTCCAAGAGACCGTGAAGGCATTGAATGCCAAGGGCGAGAAGACCGGCGTGCTGGCCGTTCGCCTGTACCGTCCATTCGACGCCACCGCCTTCGTGGGCGCCATCCCGGCCTCCGTCAAGAAGGTCGCCGTGCTGGATCGCACCAAGGAGCCGGGCTCCCAGGGCGAGCCCTTGTTCCTGGACGTGGTTTCCGCCGCCGCCGAACTCGGCCGCAAGTTCGATTTCATCTCGGGTGGCCGCTACGGCTTGAGCTCCAAGGAGTTCACGCCGGCCATGACCAAGGCAATTTTCGACAACTTGGCCTCGGCTTCCCCCAAGAAGGAATTCACCGTCGGCATCAACGACGACGTGACCCATCTTTCGCTCTCCTACGATCCCGCTTTCAACACGGAAGATCCAAAATCTGTCCGTTGCTTGTTCTACGGCGTGGGTTCCGACGGCACCGTGGGCGCCAACAAGAACTCGATCAAGATCATCGGCGAAGAAACCGACAACCACGCCCAGGGTTACTTCTTCTACGACTCCAAGAAGTCCGGCGGTCTCACCGTTTCGCACCTGCGCTTCGGGCCCAACCCGATCCGCGCGCCCTACCTCATCGAGCATGCTTCCTTCGTGGCCTGCCACGCCGAGAGCTTCCTCGAGAAGGTGGACATGCTGAAGAACGCCTCTCCCGGCGCCGTGTTCCTGCTGAACACCACCTGGAGCAAGGACGAGATCTGGGCCAAGTTGCCCACCGAAGTCCAGTCGCAGATCATCGCCAAGCAGCTCAAGTTCTACGTGATCGACGCCTACCAGGTGGCCAAGGACACGGGCATGGGCAATCGCACGAACACCGTGATGCAGACCTGCTTCTTCGCCATCTCCGGTGTGCTGGAGAAGGACGAGGCGATCGCGCAGATCAAGAAGGCGATCAAGAAGACCTACGGCAAGCGCGGCGAGGCCGTGGTGCAGCAGAACTTCAACGCGGTCGACAAATCGGTGGAGAACCTCTTCCAGGTCCAAGTCCCCGGAACGGTCACCGCCGACCACTCCCGTCCCGCCGCCGTGCCCAAGAGCGCGCCGGAATTTGTCCAGAACGTGCTCGGGCCCATGATCGCCTTCAACGGCGATGAACTTCCCGTCAGCTCGATTCCCATGGACGGTACCTACCCGCTGGGCACCACCGCCTACGAGAAGCGCAACTTCGCCCTGGAAATCCCCGAGTGGGATCCCAGCATCTGCATCCAGTGCGCCAAGTGCGCCTTGGTGTGTCCGCATGCGGTGATCCGCGTGAAGCTCGCCAAGCCGGAAGTCCTGGAGAAGGCGCCTGCCGACTTCAAGAAGGTGCCCGCCAAGTTCTTCAAGGAATTCCCGGGACACGACTTCGCCCTCCAGGTGAGCCCCGAGGATTGCACCGGTTGCAGCCTGTGCGTGGAAGCCTGCCCGGCCCGCAACAAGTCCGACAGCTCCAAGCGCGCCATCAACATGGTGCCGGTGCATCCGATTCTTGAGAAGGAAAAGATCAACTGGGACTACTTCCTTTCCATCCCGGAAATGGATCGCACCCTGGTCAATCCCAACAACGTCAAGAACAGCCAGATCCTGCAGCCCTTGTTCGAATTCTCCGGCGCTTGCGCGGGTTGCGGCGAAACCCCCTACATCAAGCTCGTGACGCAGATGTTCGGCGATCGCATGCACATCGCCAACGCCACCGGCTGCAGCTCGATCTACGGTGGCAACCTGCCCACCACCCCGTACACCAAGAACAAGGAAGGCCGCGGCCCCTCCTGGTCCAACTCCTTGTTCGAAGACAACGCGGAGTTCGGCCTGGGCATGCGCCTTTCGCTGGACAAGCAGGAAGAGTACGCCAAGGAGCTGGTCAAGAAGTTCGCGGACGTCCTGGGCGACGAGCTCGTGACGGCGCTTCTGACCGCCGATCAAAAGACGGAACTTGGCCTTTCCGAACAGCGCAAGCGCGTGGAAATCCTGAAGTCCAAGATCGCCGGCGACAACTCGCCTGCGGCCAAGGATCTCAAGGAGCTGGCGGACAATTTGGTCCGTCGCAGCGTGTGGATCTTCGGTGGCGACGGCTGGGCCTACGACATCGGCTACGGCGGCTTGGACCACGTCCTTTCCACCGGTCGCAACGTGAACGTGCTGGTGCTGGACACCGAGGTGTATTCCAACACCGGCGGGCAGGCCTCCAAGTCCACTCCCACGGGTGCGGTGGCGAAGTTCGCGGCCAACGGCAAGGGCTTTCCCAAGAAGGACATGGGCCTGATCGCCATGGCCTACGGCTACGTGTACGTGGCGCGCATCGCCATGGGTGCCAACGACGCCCACACGGTGAAGGTGCTCCAAGAAGCGGAGGCCTTCGACGGTCCTTCGCTGATCCTGGCCTACAGCCATTGCATCGCCCACGGTTTCCCGATCGAGAAGGGCCTCGAGCAGCAGAAGCTCGCGGTCCAGACCGGTCACTGGCCCTTGTACCGCTACAATCCGGAGCTGGCCTTGGCCGGCGAGAACGGGTTCCAGCTGGACTCCAAGGAGCCCTCGGTGGAGCTGGAGAAGTACATCTACAACGAAACCCGCTACAAGATGCTGATCGCCCAGGACAAGGCCCGCGCCGAGATGCTCCTCGCGCAGGCCAAGGCCGCGATCACCGTCAAGTGGTCGCAGCTCAAGCACCTGGCCGGACAGAAGGAAGGCGTCTGA
- a CDS encoding Rpn family recombination-promoting nuclease/putative transposase, with product MFQRRPRSNIDHDGLHKQLFTHFLQQFLEGFFPEVAAELDFTDFGPENFLTQELFPELEGRPHHLDVVARVRAKGKAGDAFLIVFIEAQGKRRPEFLARVFRYFALLHIKYGTVVIPIVVYGDNSRQPLSERWTHYGLEFAGHRFLDFRFLAVHPSSLPVREYLNSHNPAQLALASRMDLGEEDMVRIKLDLLRQMSRLTLTEMQIEQALRYVDAYLEETEPGALQRALSAMNQAEYREAGMLIEHFTKIGMEKGKAEGARASKLEAALKMREHGISWEIVTDVTGVKPEDIETNSATR from the coding sequence ATGTTCCAGCGCCGTCCCCGGAGCAACATCGACCACGATGGTTTGCACAAACAACTCTTCACGCATTTTCTCCAGCAGTTCCTTGAAGGCTTCTTTCCCGAAGTGGCCGCCGAACTGGACTTCACCGATTTCGGACCCGAAAACTTCCTCACGCAGGAACTCTTCCCGGAGTTGGAAGGGCGACCTCACCACTTGGATGTGGTGGCTCGTGTTCGGGCCAAAGGCAAGGCGGGAGACGCGTTCCTCATCGTGTTCATCGAGGCCCAGGGCAAGCGCCGCCCTGAATTCCTGGCCCGAGTTTTTCGCTACTTCGCGCTCCTGCACATCAAGTACGGAACCGTGGTCATTCCCATTGTGGTCTACGGCGACAACAGTCGCCAGCCGCTCTCCGAGCGCTGGACGCACTACGGACTCGAGTTCGCGGGCCACCGTTTTCTTGATTTCCGATTCTTGGCCGTGCATCCCTCAAGTCTGCCGGTGCGGGAGTACCTGAATTCGCACAATCCGGCGCAATTGGCATTGGCATCCCGCATGGACTTGGGCGAAGAGGATATGGTTCGTATCAAGCTCGACCTCTTACGCCAGATGTCCCGACTTACGTTGACCGAAATGCAGATCGAACAAGCGCTTCGCTACGTGGATGCGTATCTTGAAGAGACGGAGCCGGGAGCCTTGCAGCGTGCGCTGTCCGCGATGAATCAAGCAGAGTACCGGGAGGCAGGAATGCTCATCGAACACTTTACAAAAATTGGGATGGAAAAAGGCAAAGCAGAAGGCGCGCGGGCTTCCAAGCTCGAAGCCGCCCTCAAGATGCGCGAACACGGCATCTCCTGGGAGATCGTGACGGACGTTACCGGCGTGAAACCCGAGGACATCGAAACGAATTCAGCCACCCGCTGA
- a CDS encoding dihydroorotate dehydrogenase-like protein codes for MANISTSYLGLSLKSPLVASASPLSKKLENVVKLEDAGIGALVVYSLFEEQIIHEQADRDHFLSRGSNAHPEAQAYFPDLGSYNLEPDRYLAHLSAIRKSVKIPVIGSLNGVTRGGWTEWARRIEETGVNALELNVYSIPTDPVVDGVSVENQVVDLVAEVVGKVGIPVSVKLSPFYSSIPNLVARIGSAGAKGVVLFNRFLQPDLDPENLSVMSAAKLSDSSDLSLPLRWTAILSGRVAPQIALSGGVATGRDLLKALLAGAQVGQVASAILSQGSDVVGRMLTELGEWMDEQEYESVDQLRGSMSQKKVADPAAFERAQYMRALTSLDDRFV; via the coding sequence ATGGCCAACATCTCCACTTCCTACCTCGGACTATCGCTCAAATCTCCTCTGGTGGCTTCCGCTTCGCCGCTTTCCAAGAAACTGGAAAACGTGGTGAAGCTGGAGGATGCCGGGATCGGCGCTCTGGTGGTGTACTCGCTCTTCGAAGAGCAGATCATCCACGAACAGGCCGATCGCGACCATTTTCTGTCCAGGGGTTCCAACGCCCATCCGGAAGCGCAGGCGTACTTTCCCGACCTGGGAAGCTACAACCTCGAGCCGGACCGTTACCTCGCGCACCTGTCCGCCATCCGCAAATCGGTCAAGATCCCCGTGATCGGCAGCCTCAACGGGGTGACCCGCGGCGGCTGGACCGAATGGGCCCGACGCATCGAAGAGACCGGCGTGAACGCGCTGGAGCTCAACGTGTACTCCATCCCGACAGATCCTGTCGTGGATGGCGTCTCGGTGGAAAACCAGGTGGTGGACCTTGTGGCCGAAGTGGTGGGCAAGGTCGGCATTCCCGTTTCCGTGAAGCTCTCGCCGTTCTACTCCTCGATTCCCAATCTGGTCGCCAGGATCGGATCGGCCGGCGCCAAGGGTGTCGTGCTGTTCAACCGGTTCCTGCAGCCCGATTTGGATCCGGAAAACCTCTCGGTGATGAGTGCCGCGAAGCTTTCCGATTCCAGCGATCTCAGCCTTCCGCTTCGCTGGACGGCCATCCTCTCCGGTCGTGTGGCGCCCCAGATCGCCCTCTCGGGTGGTGTGGCCACCGGGCGCGACCTGCTCAAGGCCTTGCTGGCCGGAGCGCAGGTGGGCCAGGTCGCCAGCGCGATCCTCTCGCAGGGATCCGACGTGGTGGGCCGGATGCTCACCGAGCTGGGCGAATGGATGGACGAACAGGAATACGAGTCGGTGGATCAGCTTCGCGGCTCCATGAGCCAGAAGAAGGTCGCGGATCCGGCCGCGTTCGAACGCGCCCAATACATGCGGGCGCTGACCTCGCTGGACGATCGATTCGTCTGA